In Drosophila simulans strain w501 chromosome 3R, Prin_Dsim_3.1, whole genome shotgun sequence, a single window of DNA contains:
- the LOC6730138 gene encoding uncharacterized protein LOC6730138 → MHQVLSYETAVRANSSREFREYVSKRTCASLVLTIGFFMLITGYLLGNFVAERKYHIRQMTKDGGRSVKLNSAEYASLQELQSYQKAKGQLLLAAQELDKLQQQDESERYLATSLNTEIFNRYISCTQDIPPNTNIAASQFTEQLIDNTVARQRHCLMIIQRVIDNHLANSQL, encoded by the exons ATGCACCAGGTACTCAGCTACGAGACGGCGGTGCGGGCCAACAGCTCTCGGGAGTTCCGCGAGTACGTCTCCAAGCGCACCTGTGCCTCCCTGGTGCTAACGATTGGCTTCTTCATGCTGATAACAG GATACCTGCTTGGCAATTTCGTGGCCGAACGCAAGTACCACATCCGCCAGATGACGAAGGACGGCGGCAGGTCCGTGAAACTGAACAGCGCCGAGTATGCCAGCCTGCAGGAGCTGCAATCATATCAGAAGGCCAAGggtcagctgctgctggccgcccAGGAGCTGGacaagctgcagcagcaggacgagAGCGAGCGGTATTTGGCCACCTCGCTGAACACGGAGATCTTCAACAGATACATATCCTGCACGCAGGACATACCGCCCAACACGAACATTGCGGCCAGCCAATTCACGGAGCAGCTGATCGACAACACGGTGGCCAGGCAGCGCCACTGCTTGATGATCATCCAGCGGGTCATCGACAACCACCTGGCCAACAGCCAGCTCTAG
- the LOC6730139 gene encoding mannosyl-oligosaccharide alpha-1,2-mannosidase IA, with the protein MYFFFFVIRRAHYNWYTANTKSRIRIIATGIFTIGVIVITYIQCRAMVRESFQKNIQLEDNSLNDMNPGDMRAKIKEMMMHAWRNYARVVWGTNEFRPISRRAHFGGDFATYKLGATIIESLDTLHLMGLDKELRRSRDWIEKSFSLDRVDEALSVYELTSRLLCPMLTLYSLTGDSLYMDKAIHIADKILPAFETPTGIPRRLVVPKEGSTLTRYLSDISRTSEFGSLHLEFYYLSEVSGYPVYKERVDAIRQILAKTTRPNGLYPNAYSTKFGKWEKYNCSMHRLYDTMLKSWIQSGRTDTQSADTFKEAMLAVAQNLVVISSEDVTYVSTFRNGTLFHRMRYSDCFAGGLFVLGAAETQMRHWEKYAHIGVGLTDTCHDSCWSSSTRLGPDTFAFTEESQQEIEPLQRNFFNLRPEVAETYLVLWRMTHHPQYRLWGLEMVQAIEKYCRKPYGYTGVMDVNNVTSESDDVQRSFFLGATLKYLYLLFSDDDVVSLEQWVFNSAGHFLPIKGVNPMYRQHNSSD; encoded by the coding sequence ATGTACTTCTTTTTCTTCGTTATTCGACGGGCGCATTATAATTGGTACACGGCAAATACCAAATCGAGAATTCGGATTATTGCTACCGGAATTTTCACAATCGGCGTAATAGTGATTACATATATTCAGTGCCGTGCAATGGTGAGGGAATCCTTTCAGAAGAACATACAATTGGAAGACAATTCATTGAACGATATGAATCCTGGCGATATGCGGGCGAAGATAAAAGAGATGATGATGCACGCCTGGCGAAACTATGCTCGCGTTGTTTGGGGCACCAACGAGTTTCGCCCGATTTCCCGTCGTGCCCATTTTGGTGGCGACTTCGCAACCTACAAACTCGGTGCCACTATCATAGAGAGCTTGGACACTTTGCATTTGATGGGTCTGGACAAAGAGTTGAGGCGTTCTCGGGATTGGATCGAGAAGTCATTCAGTTTGGACCGGGTTGATGAAGCGTTGTCCGTTTATGAACTGACGTCCAGGCTGCTCTGTCCCATGCTCACCCTATACTCCCTCACCGGGGATTCCCTTTACATGGACAAGGCCATCCATATTGCCGATAAGATCCTGCCTGCCTTCGAAACGCCAACTGGTATACCCAGACGCCTAGTGGTCCCAAAAGAAGGCAGCACCCTCACGAGGTACTTAAGTGATATATCCCGCACTTCTGAATTTGGCTCTCTGCACCTGGAGTTCTACTACCTCAGTGAAGTCTCTGGATATCCGGTTTACAAGGAGCGAGTGGATGCTATCCGGCAGATATTAGCTAAAACAACCAGACCCAATGGCCTTTATCCCAATGCCTATAGCACAAAATTTGGTAAGTGGGAAAAGTACAACTGCTCCATGCACCGACTTTATGATACCATGCTAAAGTCATGGATTCAGTCCGGGAGAACTGATACTCAAAGTGCTGATACCTTCAAAGAAGCCATGCTTGCTGTGGCTCAAAATCTGGTTGTCATTAGTTCCGAGGACGTGACCTACGTGTCCACGTTCAGGAATGGCACTCTTTTCCATCGTATGAGGTACTCCGATTGCTTTGCCGGCGGCCTTTTTGTCCTGGGAGCAGCAGAAACCCAAATGAGGCACTGGGAAAAGTATGCCCATATTGGCGTAGGCCTCACAGATACTTGCCACGATAGCTGCTGGAGTTCTTCCACTCGACTGGGTCCGGATACGTTTGCCTTCACGGAGGAAAGCCAGCAGGAAATAGAGCCGCTCCAGAGgaactttttcaatttaaggCCGGAAGTCGCGGAAACCTACTTAGTTCTGTGGCGAATGACCCATCATCCACAGTACCGCTTGTGGGGATTGGAGATGGTGCAGGCGATAGAGAAGTACTGCCGAAAGCCCTACGGATATACTGGTGTGATGGACGTTAACAACGTTACTTCGGAGTCGGATGACGTGCAAAGGTCCTTCTTCTTGGGCGCCACTCTGAAGTACTTGTACCTGCTCTTCTCCGACGACGACGTGGTTTCACTGGAGCAGTGGGTCTTCAACAGTGCAGGCCATTTCCTGCCCATCAAGGGGGTGAACCCAATGTATCGTCAGCATAACTCATCGGACTAA
- the LOC6730140 gene encoding conserved oligomeric Golgi complex subunit 7, whose protein sequence is MDVSALSGTTFSPAEWINANYKKFVEENGRDDSEAASAFIRSYVAKLQLYIFNVNNAVEESSRQVVASMPRIAKESAALQADVHRLQEKMSAMRLEVAAVQSETGECMATLERLNTKSQKLQVAKESLQESDGWGNLLAELEDGFERNDLKGVCDKLIALQKSLHAQEQLPGHAERQTQVEDFKNRLEALASPSVVQCFAEGNTEQAQHFVQIFTSIQRLPQLQQYYRAVQKNFWQQQWKQTLELQGTESQPQQQQFLTLYYDQLLEHCQRQVKWCSNLFGENSPQPFLVIAELLPALQPTRDAHILQLLKTSNERLEMLALFAQVNHSFVLHVNSLLEQSHITLSEELHRLLGEAIFEYFHKFIQQYPRLEETQLSTQVDRLSSNQATPSDGVRHLEESTRKLYEWLKEACERCASITSDLALCKLITLLNGIFKRQLESFGRIQRQIGLSLGSSSYAAQSENWSLLQYTMSQLQCLADFQVQLHQFEQDLHTRMVTLSNRLTKPSNRGPITIFQTCDHSARTQLLNSIADYQQKKSEATDSLGIFPQIYATLKSHFADTHDITLNILLQPIETHLAHIRPPVQDHAASGIDLPSFSFAPQESITQIGQYLLTLPQHLEPLLLSPSSLLKQALEVCNIKYTQAIPCADVLLSLVVEQCCVLYVTQILQIKSLPSSAATQLSVDIEYLSNVLEELGLSINLQLSQILTLLKAAPDQYLTLSSGCEPRLVTAIRQMRNIISTQ, encoded by the exons ATGGATGTTTCGGCTCTTTCGGGGACAACTTTTAGTCCTGCGGAGTGGATAAACGCTAACTACAAGAAGTTTGTGGAGGAAAATGGACGCGATGATAGCGAGGCTGCCTCCGCCTTCATCAGGAGTTACGTGGCCAAGTTGCAGCTGTATATATTCAAC GTAAACAATGCTGTGGAGGAGTCTAGTCGGCAAGTGGTGGCCAGCATGCCAAGGATCGCTAAGGAATCCGCAGCGCTGCAGGCAGATGTACACCGGCTGCAAGAGAAGATGAGTGCCATGCGATTGGAGGTAGCTGCAGTGCAAAGCGAAACCGGCGAATGCATGGCAACTTTGGAGCGCTTGAACACCAAAAGCCAGAAGCTCCAAGTGGCCAAGGAATCGCTACAGGAGTCTGATGGCTGGGGAAACCTACTAGCTGAACTAGAGGATGGATTTGAACGCAACGATCTAAAG GGAGTCTGCGATAAGTTGATAGCCCTGCAAAAGTCTCTGCATGCCCAGGAACAGCTGCCAGGCCACGCTGAGCGACAGACCCAAGTGGAGGACTTCAAGAACCGCTTGGAGGCACTGGCTTCCCCCAGCGTGGTGCAGTGCTTTGCTGAAGGCAATACGGAACAAGCCCAGCACTTCGTTCAGATCTTCACCAGCATTCAGCGGCTGCCACAACTGCAGCAATATTACCGAGCTGTGCAAAAGAACTTTTGGCAGCAACAATGGAAGCAAACTCTGGAGTTACAGGGCACGGAGTCCCagcctcagcagcagcagtttcTTACCCTTTACTACGATCAGCTGCTCGAGCACTGCCAGCGCCAGGTCAAGTGGTGCTCCAACCTTTTCGGTGAGAACTCCCCGCAGCCCTTCCTGGTTATTGCCGAACTATTGCCGGCATTACAACCCACACGGGATGCTCATATTCTGCAGCTTTTGAAGACCTCCAATGAAAGATTAGAGATGCTGGCCTTGTTCGCCCAGGTTAATCACAGTTTTGTGCTGCACGTAAACTCCCTTCTGGAGCAATCGCACATAACCTTGTCCGAGGAATTGCATCGCCTGCTCGGTGAGGCGATTTTCGAGTATTTCCACAAGTTTATCCAACAGTACCCGCGCCTGGAAGAgacccaattatccacacag GTAGATCGCCTCTCATCCAACCAAGCCACTCCTAGCGATGGTGTGCGGCATCTAGAGGAGAGTACCCGGAAACTCTACGAGTGGCTGAAAGAGGCCTGCGAGCGTTGTGCCTCTATTACGAGTGATTTGGCTCTTTGCAAACTCATTACGTTGCTGAACGGCATATTCAAGCGGCAGCTGGAGAGCTTTGGGCGCATCCAACGGCAGATTGGACTCAGCCTGGGATCCAGCAGCTATGCGGCGCAGAGTGAAAACTGGTCGCTGTTGCAGTACACCATGTCGCAGCTGCAATGCCTGGCCGACTTTCAGGTTCAACTGCATCAATTCGAACAGGATTTACATACGCGCATGGTCACGTTGTCCAACAGGCTGACTAAGCCATCCAACCGAGGCCCCATCACCATATTCCAGACCTGTGACCATTCAGCTCGCACCCAGCTATTGAATAGCATAGCTGATTATCAGCAAAAGAAGTCGGAGGCAACTGATAGCCTTGGTATATTTCCGCAGATTTATGCCACGTTAAAGAGTCACTTTGCCGATACGCATGACATCACTCTTAATATATTGCTGCAACCAATTGAAACGCATTTGGCGCACATTCGTCCGCCTGTGCAGGATCACGCTGCGTCGGGCATCGACTTGCCGTCGTTCAGCTTTGCCCCGCAGGAAAGCATCACCCAAATTGGTCAGTATCTACTGACTTTGCCACAGCACTTGGAGCCGCTACTGCTGTCGCCATCTTCTCTGCTGAAACAGGCTCTGGAGGTGTGCaacatcaagtatacgcaggCCATTCCCTGCGCCGACGTCCTGCTCTCGCTGGTCGTGGAGCAGTGCTGTGTTCTGTACGTTACGCAGATACTACAAATCAAGTCGCTGCCTTCCTCGGCGGCCACTCAGCTCAGCGTGGATATCGAGTACCTGTCCAACGTTCTTGAAGAGTTGGGCCTTTCCATAAACCTGCAGTTGTCTCAGATCCTCACGCTGCTGAAGGCTGCTCCAGATCAGTATCTGACGCTCAGCAGCGGATGCGAGCCGCGACTGGTAACAGCCATTCGGCAAATGCGCAATATTATATCTACACAGTAG
- the LOC6730141 gene encoding uncharacterized protein LOC6730141, protein MSLGNADPWHLKNTIVEQGISGSASNSESFEDNFTSPPTSGNESNVQKDVKIEPLPDSSDYLKLLERKLARVQKGNKLLDNLRDKRQDCMRGLLSSEGVPISIFEQFLELDAPIESGRLHRHLLPVQAVNVGETFHIVEHDALQQSAEETQEEE, encoded by the exons aTGTCACTTGGCAATGCCGATCCCTGGCACTTGAAAAATACTATAGTTGAGCAAGGAATCTCCGGATCCGCGAGTAATAGCGAAAGTTTTGAGGACAACTTCACTTCACCCCCGACCTCAGGAAACGAGAGCAACGTCCAAAAGGACGTGAAAATCGAGCCCCTGCCGGATTCCAGCGACTATTTAAAGCTACTTG AGCGGAAGCTGGCCCGGGTGCAGAAGGGCAACAAGTTGTTGGACAACCTGCGAGACAAGCGACAGGATTGCATGCGGGGACTGCTTTCATCGGAGGGAGTGCCCATTTCCATATTCGAGCAGTTCCTCGAGCTAGACGCGCCTATCGAAAGCGGTCGCCTCCATCGGCACCTGCTGCCCGTTCAGGCCGTAAACGTGGGCGAAACTTTCCACATAGTGGAGCACGACGCTCTGCAGCAGTCGGCAGAAGAAAcccaggaggaggagtag
- the LOC6730142 gene encoding uncharacterized protein LOC6730142: MESTFGKVFMFLTDLAWKSRLTIPVIVTTAFLVMDIRLQIEINIQSGQFNASDVDDVQDGLDDQFRMHDHWSDDESGSDIYTDEEYTNDDGNSEASHYSVDIYDPWGSEDEVDASYSHRMRF, encoded by the exons ATGGAATCCACGTTCGGTAAAGTCTTCATGTTTCTTACGGACCTCGCTTGGAAAAGTCGTCTCACCATCCCCGTCATTGTCACAACTGCATTTCTCGTTATGGACATCCGCCTGCAGATCGAGATCAACATTCAGTCCGGACAATTT aacGCCAGCGATGTGGACGATGTTCAGGATGGCCTCGACGATCAGTTTAGAATGCACGATCACTGGTCGGACGACGAGAGCGGCAGTGACATCTATACAGATGAGGAGTACACAAACGACGATGGCAACAGCGAAGCGTCCCACTACAGCGTGGACATCTACGATCCCTGGGGGTCAGAAGACGAGGTAGACGCGAGCTATTCGCACAGGATGCGGTTCTAA
- the LOC6730143 gene encoding translation initiation factor eIF-2B subunit alpha: MPQITENGQNFDVVKYFLQLLDEDKDLSSGIAAIRTLLMILEKKQFGTIHILHTTMREAVAAMRNTDLSIAAIVSAGELFCRFITLSLDDKHMEECRQIMLNRGKIFLTKLLNSRQVIAQQAQRFITDGCRILTHSRSRVVLKALITASQNKKSFHVYVTQGGTGNSGEEMVKDLHAAGIDCTLILDSATGYVMESVDFVLVGAEAVVESGGIINRIGTYTMGLCAREMKKPFYVLAESFKFSRLYPLNQRDLPNEYKYSRKHLNDVSKVHPLVDYTPPVYITLLFTDLGRLTPSAVSDELIKLYM, from the exons atgccGCAAATTACGGAAAATGGCCAGAATTTTG ATGTGGTCAAATACTTCCTGCAGCTCCTGGACGAGGACAAGGATCTGTCCTCAGGCATTGCGGCTATCAGGACTCTGCTCATGATCCTGGAAAAGAAACAAT TTGGGACCATTCATATTCTACACACAACCATGAGGGAAGCGGTGGCGGCCATGCGGAATACGGATTTGTCTATAGCAGCCATCGTTTCTGCCGGAGAGCTCTTTTGCAGGTTCATTACCCTCAGTCTGGATGACAAGCATATGGAAGAGTGCCGGCAGATTATGTTGAATCGCGGAAAAATCTTCCTAACCAAGTTGCTCAATTCCCGGCAG GTGATTGCCCAGCAGGCCCAGAGATTCATTACCGATGGATGCCGTATATTAACGCACTCACGATCCCGGGTGGTTCTCAAGGCGCTGATTACAGCgtcgcaaaacaaaaagtccTTCCACGTTTATGTGACGCAGGGCGGCACGGGAAACTCTGG CGAGGAGATGGTTAAGGACCTACATGCGGCCGGCATCGATTGCACGCTCATCCTGGACTCAGCCACCGGCTATGTTATGGAATCGGTAGACTTCGTGCTTGTGGGGGCTGAAGCCGTGGTGGAGAGTGGTGGCATTATCAACCGCATTGGCACCTACACCATGGGTCTGTGCGCCCGTGAGATGAAAAAACCTTTCTACGTTCTGGCCGAAAGCTTCAAGTTCAGCCGTCTGTATCCACTCAATCAGCGTGATCTGCCAAACGAGTACAAG TACTCCCGCAAACACCTGAACGATGTAAGCAAAGTGCACCCGCTGGTCGACTATACGCCACCCGTCTACATTACCCTGCTTTTCACCGACCTCGGAAGACTAACACCCTCGGCCGTGAGCGACGAGTTGATCAAACTCTACATGTAA